In Synechococcus sp. RS9909, one genomic interval encodes:
- a CDS encoding DUF2231 domain-containing protein, producing MDLLIEIASPINDIVDQLGANDLPYAIPLHPNLVHFTIGLFAIGIAFDFAGAFYPLEKRVFRFLALPVTRTGFHDVGWYNVLACAVITFFTVAAGFYEMLLAVPLPGIRSVIGQNAIDTMLWHAIGGVALLLIIVAMTIWRGYQRFVWRKDLGRQVTWLYLGCGALILVIMGVHGSLGAWLASEFGVHITADQLLAAGADLQEVLP from the coding sequence ATGGATCTCCTGATCGAGATTGCGTCGCCGATCAATGACATCGTCGACCAACTCGGGGCCAACGATCTCCCCTATGCCATCCCCCTGCACCCCAACCTGGTGCACTTCACGATCGGCTTGTTCGCCATCGGCATCGCCTTCGACTTCGCTGGCGCCTTCTATCCCCTCGAGAAGCGGGTGTTTCGGTTTCTGGCGCTGCCGGTGACCCGCACCGGCTTCCACGACGTGGGCTGGTACAACGTGCTCGCCTGCGCCGTGATCACCTTCTTCACGGTGGCTGCGGGGTTCTACGAAATGCTCCTGGCGGTGCCGCTGCCGGGGATCCGCAGTGTGATCGGCCAGAACGCGATCGACACCATGCTCTGGCATGCGATCGGCGGCGTTGCCCTGCTCCTGATCATCGTCGCCATGACGATCTGGCGGGGCTATCAACGCTTTGTGTGGCGCAAGGACCTCGGCCGTCAGGTTACCTGGCTGTATCTGGGCTGCGGAGCGCTGATCCTGGTGATCATGGGCGTTCACGGCAGCCTCGGCGCCTGGCTTGCCAGCGAATTCGGCGTGCACATCACAGCGGATCAACTCCTCGCAGCCGGAGCCGATCTCCAAGAGGTTCTGCCATGA
- a CDS encoding DUF2231 domain-containing protein, whose translation MLELLPPLNDKNLPWLDVIHPIVVHFVIAMALITVVFDFLGVLTKRRNLFEVSFWNLVVATVAIFVAIIFGQIEAGLANPYGASRDILNYHSTLGWSLAGVLGLLTGWRYVVRQKDPTSLPSGFLVIDAVLAVLVFCQVYLGDKLVWVYGLHTVPVVEAVRSGALS comes from the coding sequence ATGCTGGAGCTGCTGCCTCCCCTTAACGACAAGAATCTTCCCTGGCTCGATGTGATCCACCCGATCGTGGTTCATTTCGTGATCGCGATGGCTCTGATCACGGTCGTCTTCGACTTCCTGGGCGTGCTGACCAAACGGCGCAACCTGTTTGAAGTCAGCTTCTGGAATCTGGTGGTGGCCACGGTGGCCATCTTCGTGGCGATCATCTTCGGGCAGATCGAAGCCGGGCTCGCCAACCCCTATGGCGCATCCCGCGACATCCTCAATTACCACAGCACCCTCGGCTGGTCCTTGGCCGGCGTGCTCGGCCTGCTGACCGGCTGGCGCTATGTGGTGCGGCAGAAAGACCCCACCAGCCTGCCTTCAGGCTTCCTGGTGATTGATGCGGTTCTGGCGGTGCTGGTGTTCTGCCAGGTCTATCTGGGCGACAAGCTGGTGTGGGTCTATGGGCTGCACACCGTGCCTGTGGTGGAAGCGGTGCGTAGCGGGGCACTCTCATGA
- a CDS encoding SulP family inorganic anion transporter, protein MLFNHIRTRNLRGDAFGGVTAAVIALPMALAFGVASGAGAAAGLWAAVIIGLVAALFGGTPTLISEPTGPMTVVFTSVILSFTATAPDRETALAMAFTVVILAGLFQILFGVFRLGRYVTQMPYTVISGFMSGIGIILVILQLAPFLGQASPKGGVIGTLSQLPQLLSGVRPYELILALITVAILWFTPARLKKVCPPQLLALVIGTLLSLTLFSAAGLRTIPDFQAEFPSLRMPIFAADQWRLMVIDGAVLGMLGCIDALLTSVVADSLTRTEHNSNKELVGQGLANIASGLFGGLPGAGATMGTVVNIQAGGRSALSGVVRAVILMLVILLAAPLVSTIPLAVLAGIALKVGIDIIDWDFLRRAHHLSLKAALITYGVIALTVLVDLIAAVGIGVFVANVLTIDRMSALQSKRVKTISTADDDVELSGEEQQLLDQAGGKVLLFQLAGPMIFGVAKTIAREHNAISNCNAVVFDLSEVTHLGVTASLALENAIKEALEVGRRVHLVLLPGGARNRLEKLKLLERIPQEQISEDRLEALRSAVAGLPA, encoded by the coding sequence GTGCTCTTTAACCACATCAGAACTAGAAACCTGCGTGGTGATGCCTTCGGTGGCGTCACCGCCGCCGTGATCGCCCTGCCGATGGCCCTGGCCTTCGGTGTGGCTTCCGGAGCCGGTGCTGCCGCTGGTCTCTGGGCTGCCGTGATCATCGGCCTGGTGGCTGCCTTGTTCGGTGGAACCCCCACCCTGATCTCCGAGCCCACCGGTCCCATGACCGTGGTGTTCACCTCGGTGATCCTCAGTTTCACCGCCACGGCCCCCGACAGGGAAACGGCCCTGGCGATGGCTTTCACCGTGGTGATCCTGGCCGGACTGTTCCAGATCCTCTTTGGGGTGTTCCGCCTGGGCCGGTATGTGACCCAGATGCCCTACACGGTGATTTCCGGCTTCATGTCGGGGATCGGCATCATCCTGGTGATCCTGCAGCTGGCTCCCTTTCTGGGGCAGGCCAGCCCCAAAGGCGGTGTGATCGGCACCCTGTCGCAGCTGCCCCAGTTGCTCTCGGGCGTGCGGCCCTATGAATTGATCCTGGCCCTGATCACCGTGGCCATCCTCTGGTTCACCCCCGCCAGGCTGAAAAAAGTCTGCCCGCCCCAGCTGCTGGCGCTGGTGATCGGCACGCTTCTCTCCCTCACCCTCTTCAGTGCCGCAGGTCTGCGCACGATTCCCGACTTTCAGGCGGAATTTCCCAGCCTGCGCATGCCTATCTTCGCCGCCGATCAGTGGCGGCTGATGGTGATCGATGGTGCCGTGCTCGGCATGCTCGGCTGCATCGATGCCCTGCTCACATCGGTGGTGGCCGACAGCCTCACTCGTACAGAACACAACTCCAACAAGGAGCTGGTGGGGCAGGGCCTGGCCAACATCGCCTCCGGCTTGTTCGGAGGACTGCCCGGTGCCGGCGCCACCATGGGAACGGTGGTGAACATTCAGGCCGGTGGACGCTCCGCCCTGTCCGGCGTGGTGCGGGCCGTGATTCTGATGCTCGTGATCCTGCTGGCGGCGCCCCTGGTCTCCACCATTCCTCTGGCGGTGCTGGCCGGGATCGCGCTCAAGGTCGGTATTGACATCATCGACTGGGACTTCCTGCGCCGGGCCCATCACCTGTCGTTGAAGGCCGCCTTGATCACCTATGGCGTCATCGCCCTCACCGTGCTGGTGGATCTGATCGCGGCCGTGGGCATCGGCGTGTTCGTGGCCAACGTGCTCACCATCGATCGCATGAGCGCGCTGCAGTCGAAACGGGTGAAAACGATCAGCACCGCTGACGATGACGTGGAGCTGTCTGGCGAGGAGCAGCAACTGCTTGACCAGGCTGGCGGCAAGGTGCTGCTGTTCCAGTTGGCCGGCCCGATGATCTTCGGCGTGGCCAAGACCATCGCCCGGGAGCACAACGCGATCAGCAACTGCAATGCCGTGGTGTTTGACCTCAGTGAGGTCACCCATCTCGGCGTCACAGCCTCCCTGGCCCTGGAGAATGCCATCAAGGAAGCGCTTGAGGTGGGCCGTCGGGTGCACCTTGTGCTTCTGCCCGGTGGTGCCCGCAACCGGCTGGAGAAGCTGAAGCTGCTTGAGCGGATCCCCCAGGAGCAGATCAGCGAAGATCGGTTGGAGGCCCTGCGCTCCGCCGTGGCAGGCCTTCCCGCCTGA
- a CDS encoding calcium/sodium antiporter yields the protein MSPFLISVLDVVVGIGLLFGGGELFVQGAVSLALILGIPQLVIGLTVVALGTSAPELFVSVGSALAGSADLAVSNVVGSNIFNVMVVLGSSALVMPLHVESRLVRRDVPLLLAVSAAVWGMASAGRVTWQAGVALLIALVINTLWEIQTAKQEPEGIEEAEPEVDATSANRGWAGSLIRLAIGIVLLGFGSNVLVRGASAAAAMLGVSEAVIGLTIVSAGTSMPELITSLMAAMRGRTDLAIGNVVGSNLLNQLLVLSGSALASGAYGLHVDPILIQRDLPVMLLTTLACMPIFWSDGRITRVEGGVLLGLYVFYVIDQVLPRTLPSWQDEFRLALLCLVLPVVLVLISVQVISHWRQLRYSRRRGDDDLA from the coding sequence ATGTCGCCGTTCCTGATCTCCGTTCTTGACGTTGTGGTGGGGATCGGCCTGCTCTTCGGTGGTGGCGAGCTGTTTGTGCAGGGGGCCGTGAGTCTGGCCCTGATCCTGGGCATTCCCCAGCTGGTGATCGGCCTCACCGTGGTGGCCCTCGGCACCAGCGCCCCGGAACTGTTCGTGAGCGTGGGCTCGGCGCTGGCTGGCTCCGCCGATCTGGCCGTGAGCAACGTGGTGGGCAGCAACATCTTCAATGTGATGGTGGTGCTGGGCAGCAGCGCCCTGGTCATGCCACTGCACGTGGAAAGTCGATTGGTGCGCCGCGATGTGCCCCTGTTGCTGGCGGTCTCGGCGGCCGTGTGGGGGATGGCATCGGCGGGTCGGGTCACCTGGCAGGCGGGCGTCGCCTTGCTGATCGCTCTGGTGATCAACACCCTCTGGGAGATCCAAACCGCCAAGCAGGAACCGGAGGGGATCGAGGAGGCCGAGCCGGAGGTGGATGCGACAAGCGCCAACCGCGGCTGGGCTGGCTCCCTGATCCGCCTGGCGATCGGCATCGTGCTGCTTGGCTTCGGTTCCAATGTTCTGGTGAGGGGAGCGAGCGCAGCAGCGGCCATGCTCGGCGTGAGTGAAGCGGTGATCGGCCTCACGATCGTGTCGGCGGGAACCTCGATGCCGGAACTGATCACCTCCCTGATGGCGGCGATGCGGGGGCGCACCGATCTGGCGATCGGCAACGTGGTGGGCAGCAATCTGCTCAACCAGTTGCTGGTGCTCAGCGGCTCCGCCCTCGCTTCAGGCGCCTATGGCCTGCACGTGGATCCGATCCTGATTCAGCGGGACCTGCCGGTGATGCTGCTCACCACCCTGGCCTGCATGCCCATTTTCTGGAGTGATGGCCGGATCACCAGGGTCGAGGGCGGCGTCCTGCTTGGTCTTTACGTATTTTATGTCATCGATCAGGTGCTGCCCCGCACCCTGCCCAGCTGGCAGGACGAGTTCCGCCTGGCCCTGCTCTGCCTGGTGCTGCCGGTCGTATTGGTGTTGATCAGCGTGCAGGTGATCAGCCACTGGCGCCAACTTCGCTACAGCCGCCGGCGGGGCGACGACGACCTGGCGTGA
- the pyrC gene encoding dihydroorotase has protein sequence MASPSRLVLRRPDDWHLHLRDGAMLAAVLPSTARLFARAIVMPNLRPPVTTAAAAVAYRERILAALPPGLSFTPLMTAYLTDSTDPQDLKQGFETGVFTAVKLYPANATTNSAAGVSDLEAITPVLEMLQAIDRPLLIHGEVTDPEVDVFDREAVFIERHLVPLRQRFPALRVVLEHITTEQAAHYVRACHRAGETTLAATITPHHLHLNRNAMFAGGLRSDAYCLPVLKRERHRRALVAAATGGEPCFFLGTDSAPHARSGKETSCGCAGIFNAAHALESYAAIFDREGALDRLEGFASEHGPRFYRLPLNSETVTLVRQPQIVPKRLELDAAMRQPLDVAEAPRLFHAGEVLDWSVEKAGQRGTF, from the coding sequence ATGGCCTCTCCCTCTCGCCTCGTCCTGCGTCGCCCCGACGACTGGCATCTGCATCTGAGGGATGGGGCCATGTTGGCGGCGGTGCTGCCGTCAACAGCGCGCCTTTTCGCCAGGGCCATCGTGATGCCCAACCTCAGGCCTCCGGTCACGACCGCGGCCGCTGCCGTCGCCTACCGCGAACGGATCCTGGCGGCCTTGCCGCCCGGCCTGTCGTTCACGCCGCTGATGACGGCCTATCTCACCGATTCCACCGATCCGCAGGATCTGAAGCAGGGATTTGAGACCGGGGTGTTCACGGCGGTCAAGCTCTATCCCGCCAATGCCACCACCAACTCCGCTGCGGGGGTCAGTGATCTGGAGGCGATCACGCCCGTGCTGGAGATGCTGCAGGCGATTGATCGGCCCCTGCTGATCCATGGCGAGGTCACCGATCCCGAGGTGGATGTGTTTGATCGGGAGGCGGTGTTCATCGAACGGCATCTGGTGCCGTTGCGCCAACGCTTCCCCGCCCTGCGCGTGGTGCTGGAGCACATCACCACCGAGCAGGCCGCCCACTACGTGCGTGCCTGCCACCGCGCCGGTGAGACCACCCTGGCGGCGACGATCACCCCCCACCACCTCCATCTCAATCGCAATGCGATGTTTGCCGGTGGCTTGCGCAGCGATGCCTACTGCCTGCCGGTGTTGAAGCGGGAGCGGCATCGCCGGGCGCTGGTGGCGGCAGCCACTGGTGGTGAACCCTGCTTTTTCCTCGGCACCGATTCCGCTCCCCACGCCCGCTCCGGCAAGGAAACCAGCTGTGGCTGCGCGGGCATCTTCAATGCGGCCCACGCCCTGGAGAGCTACGCCGCGATTTTTGATCGGGAAGGGGCGTTGGATCGACTGGAAGGCTTTGCCAGTGAGCATGGACCGCGCTTCTACCGCCTGCCTCTGAACAGCGAAACGGTCACCCTGGTGCGCCAGCCCCAAATCGTGCCCAAGCGGTTGGAGCTGGATGCGGCGATGAGGCAACCTCTCGACGTTGCTGAAGCGCCACGGCTGTTCCATGCCGGCGAGGTGTTGGATTGGAGTGTGGAGAAGGCTGGGCAGAGGGGAACGTTCTGA
- a CDS encoding cytochrome c oxidase subunit II, giving the protein MTSTTPKGKSGWPIRLIAVILLATASDALLSYQVSQWAYGWLPVPASTAAPYVDDLFSLEVGIGAFIFFGCTGFILWSVLFNRAEKYDESDGLPIEGNNKLEVTWTVIPFIIVMILAYQAIHVSETLSALGPKVKYDVEGGLSPDTAIVTGVRDDIGPIDVIARQWSWEFIYPNGVHSSELHLPLDQRANFRMSSEDVIHGFFVPAFRLKQDIVPGSVISYSITPTREGRYRLRDSQFSGAYFSQNQTDVVVESEDMFNAWLKQSAANPLVPGLSPGTALYNERLAKGNKGWATVPPAPPPMVNDPGNPDAPHDA; this is encoded by the coding sequence ATGACATCGACAACCCCCAAAGGCAAGAGCGGTTGGCCGATCCGCCTCATCGCCGTCATCCTCCTGGCCACGGCCAGCGATGCCCTGCTGAGCTATCAGGTCTCGCAATGGGCCTATGGATGGCTGCCGGTGCCGGCTTCCACCGCAGCTCCCTATGTCGATGATCTCTTCAGCCTTGAAGTGGGAATCGGCGCCTTCATCTTCTTCGGTTGCACCGGTTTCATTCTTTGGTCGGTGCTGTTCAATCGGGCCGAGAAATACGACGAAAGCGATGGCCTGCCGATCGAAGGCAACAACAAACTGGAGGTCACCTGGACGGTGATTCCTTTCATCATCGTGATGATTCTGGCCTATCAGGCCATCCACGTGAGTGAAACCCTCTCAGCCCTCGGCCCCAAGGTGAAATACGACGTGGAAGGGGGCCTGAGCCCAGACACGGCCATTGTGACGGGAGTGCGGGATGACATTGGCCCCATCGATGTGATCGCAAGGCAGTGGAGCTGGGAGTTCATCTATCCCAACGGCGTGCACAGCTCAGAACTCCATCTCCCCCTCGATCAGCGGGCCAATTTCCGCATGAGCAGCGAGGATGTGATCCATGGTTTCTTTGTGCCCGCCTTCCGCCTGAAGCAGGACATCGTTCCCGGCAGCGTGATTTCCTACAGCATCACACCCACCCGAGAAGGGCGTTATCGCCTTCGGGATTCCCAGTTCAGCGGTGCTTATTTCTCCCAGAATCAAACCGATGTGGTGGTGGAGAGCGAAGATATGTTCAACGCCTGGTTGAAACAAAGTGCTGCCAATCCCCTGGTTCCCGGATTGAGCCCGGGAACGGCCCTCTACAACGAGCGCCTCGCCAAGGGCAATAAGGGCTGGGCCACGGTGCCACCGGCACCGCCTCCGATGGTGAATGATCCCGGCAATCCCGACGCTCCTCACGACGCCTGA